The following coding sequences are from one Diabrotica virgifera virgifera chromosome 2, PGI_DIABVI_V3a window:
- the LOC126880271 gene encoding uncharacterized protein LOC126880271, with protein sequence MVFYPKYASDVKNLQENRRKAVDNFYNTATELMLAAGKEEESLAQEWGEVDPEDDKAVISVIADGAWARRSNKSIFSANSGVASIIGKRTGKLLYLGVKNKYCCVCVKKFYHSIRMLQKL encoded by the coding sequence ATGGTGTTCTACCCTAAATATGCCAGTGATGTCAAAAATCTACAAGAAAATAGAAGGAAAGCTGTGGACAATTTCTATAATACAGCCACGGAATTGATGCTAGCTGCTGGAAAAGAGGAAGAAAGTCTAGCACAAGAATGGGGTGAAGTTGATCCAGAAGATGACAAAGCTGTCATTAGTGTAATAGCTGATGGTGCATGGGCAAGAAGATCTAATAAATCTATATTTTCGGCCAATTCGGGTGTGGCTTCTATCATAGGAAAAAGAACTGGCAAACTATTGTATTTAGGTGTAAAAAACAAGTATTGTTGTGTGTGCGTCAAAAAATTCTATCACTCCATACGTATGTTACAAAAATTATAA